Proteins encoded by one window of Roseofilum casamattae BLCC-M143:
- the chlP gene encoding geranylgeranyl reductase, whose product MGIRVAVVGSGPAGSSVAETLVKAGIETYLFERKLDNAKPCGGAIPLCMVSEFDLPDRIIDRRVRKMKMISPSNIEVDINLDRQDEYIGMCRREILDGFMRDRAVELGANLINGTVKKVEIPTNNTDPYTLHYSDHSNGGAVGVHKTLQVDVVVGADGANSRVAKAIKAGDYNYAIAFQERIRLSDDLMAYYDDLAEMYVGDDVSPDFYAWVFPKYDHVAVGTGTMRVNQAKIKQLQAGIRARAAKRLVGGEIIKVEAHPIPEHPRPHRVRGRVALVGDAAGTVTKSSGEGIYFAAKSGRMCAEAIVEFSNNGARIPTEDDLKVYLKRWDKQYGLTYKVLDILQQVFYRTDATREAFVEMCSDKDVQRLTFDSYLYKTVVPANPLIQMKITAKTIGSLLRGNALAP is encoded by the coding sequence TTGGGAATAAGGGTTGCTGTAGTTGGATCGGGACCGGCTGGTTCGAGCGTTGCCGAAACCTTAGTCAAAGCAGGAATTGAGACTTATTTGTTCGAGCGAAAGCTGGACAATGCCAAACCTTGCGGTGGAGCTATTCCCCTATGTATGGTGAGCGAGTTCGACCTGCCCGATCGCATTATCGACCGACGAGTGAGAAAGATGAAAATGATCTCGCCGTCAAACATAGAAGTTGATATTAATCTAGACCGCCAAGATGAATATATCGGCATGTGCCGTCGGGAAATTTTAGATGGCTTCATGCGCGATCGCGCTGTCGAATTAGGCGCTAATCTAATTAACGGTACGGTAAAGAAAGTGGAGATTCCCACCAACAATACCGATCCTTACACGTTGCACTATAGCGACCATTCCAATGGCGGTGCCGTGGGAGTGCATAAAACATTGCAAGTGGACGTGGTTGTTGGTGCCGACGGAGCGAACTCTCGGGTTGCCAAAGCCATTAAAGCCGGGGATTATAATTATGCGATCGCATTCCAAGAGCGCATTCGTCTCTCCGACGACCTCATGGCTTACTACGACGACCTTGCCGAGATGTATGTTGGCGATGACGTGTCTCCCGACTTCTACGCTTGGGTGTTCCCCAAATACGACCACGTTGCCGTCGGAACGGGAACCATGCGCGTCAACCAAGCGAAAATCAAGCAACTGCAAGCGGGTATCCGCGCTCGCGCCGCGAAACGCTTAGTTGGCGGAGAAATTATCAAAGTAGAAGCTCATCCCATTCCCGAACATCCCCGTCCTCATCGCGTGCGCGGACGAGTGGCTCTAGTTGGAGATGCTGCGGGAACCGTCACCAAATCCTCCGGTGAAGGAATTTACTTTGCCGCGAAATCCGGTCGCATGTGCGCCGAAGCTATTGTAGAGTTCTCCAACAACGGCGCGCGCATCCCGACGGAAGATGACCTCAAGGTTTATCTGAAACGGTGGGATAAGCAATACGGACTTACCTACAAAGTTCTCGATATCTTGCAACAAGTGTTCTATCGCACCGATGCCACTCGCGAAGCCTTTGTGGAAATGTGCTCCGACAAAGACGTACAGCGCTTAACCTTCGATAGCTATCTGTATAAAACCGTAGTTCCCGCCAATCCTCTCATTCAAATGAAGATTACGGCAAAAACCATCGGTAGCTTGTTGCGCGGTAATGCTCTGGCTCCGTAA
- a CDS encoding transposase, with translation MYPSNLTDQQWEIIRPLIPDAKTGGRPRTTDMRAICDGIFYHLKTGCQWAYLPKEFPPYSTVYKYYRQWQKKRVWTQINEK, from the coding sequence ATGTACCCCAGTAACTTAACTGACCAACAGTGGGAAATTATTCGTCCTCTCATTCCCGATGCCAAAACCGGTGGAAGACCCCGAACTACTGATATGAGGGCTATCTGTGATGGGATTTTCTATCATCTGAAAACAGGCTGTCAGTGGGCATATCTTCCGAAAGAATTTCCTCCCTATTCAACCGTGTATAAATACTATCGACAATGGCAGAAGAAAAGAGTCTGGACTCAAATCAATGAGAAA